A region of Ictidomys tridecemlineatus isolate mIctTri1 chromosome 4, mIctTri1.hap1, whole genome shotgun sequence DNA encodes the following proteins:
- the Rps6ka4 gene encoding ribosomal protein S6 kinase alpha-4 isoform X4: MFTHLYQRQYFKEAEVRVYGGEIVLALEHLHKLGIIYRDLKLENVLLDSEGHIVLTDFGLSKEFLTEEKERTFSFCGTIEYMAPEIIRSKTGHGKAVDWWSLGILLFELLTGASPFTLEGERNTQAEVSRRILKCSPPFPPRIGPVAQDLLQRLLCKDPKKRLGAGPQGAQEVKNHPFFQGLDWAALAARKIPAPFRPQIRSELDVGNFAEEFTRLEPVYSPAGSPPAGDPRIFQGYSFVAPSILFDHNNAVMIDALEAPSAGDRPGRAAVARSAMMQDSPFFQQYELDLREPALGQGSFSVCRRCRQRQSGQEFAVKILSRRLEANTQREVAALKLCQSHPNVVNLHEVHHDQLHTYLVLELLRGGELLEHIRKKRHFSESEASQILRSLVSAVSFMHEEAGVVHRDLKPENILYADDSPGAPVKIIDFGFARLRPQSPAGPMQTPCFTLQYAAPELLAQQGYDESCDLWSLGVILYMMLSGQVPFQGASGQGGQSQAAEIMCKIREGRFSLDGEAWQGVSEEAKELVRGLLTVDPAKRLKLEGLRGSSWLQDGSARSSPPLRTPDVLESSGPAVRSGLNATFMAFNRGKREGFFLKSVENAPLAKRRKQKLRSAAASRRGSPAPAAPGRAPAAKGASRRANGPLPPP; the protein is encoded by the exons ATGTTCACCCACCTCTACCAGCGCCAGTACTTCAAGGAGGCCGAGGTGCGCGTGTATGGGGGTGAGATCGTGCTGGCTTTGGAACACCTGCACAAG CTGGGCATCATCTACCGAGACCTGAAGCTGGAGAATGTGCTGCTGGATTCCGAGGGCCACATCGTCCTCACGGACTTCGGCCTGAGCAAAGAGTTCCTGACGGAAGAG AAAGAGCGGACCTTCTCCTTCTGTGGCACCATCGAATACATGGCCCCGGAGATCATTCGTAGCAAGACGGGGCATGGCAAG GCGGTGGACTGGTGGAGCCTGGGCATCCTGCTCTTCGAGCTGCTGACGGGTGCCTCGCCCTTCACACTGGAGGGCGAGAGGAACACGCAGGCCGAGGTGTCCCG ACGGATCCTGAAgtgctcccctcccttccccccccgGATTGGGCCCGTGGCGCAGGACCTGCTGCAGCGGCTGCTGTGCAAGGACCCTAAGAAGCGATTGGGTGCGGGTCCCCAGGGGGCACAGGAGGTCAAGAACCATCCCTTCTTCCAG GGTCTAGACTGGGCTGCTCTGGCTGCCAGGAAGATCCCGGCCCCATTCCGGCCCCAGATCCGCTCAGAGCTGGATGTGGGCAACTTCGCTGAGGAATTTACTCGGCTGGAGCCTGTCTACTCACCCGCTGGCAGCCCCCCGGCTGGGGACCCTCGAATCTTTCAG GGATACTCTTTCGTGGCGCCATCCATCCTGTTTGACCACAACAATGCTGTGATGATTGACGCGCTGGAAGCCCCCAGCGCTGGAGACCGGCCTGGCCGGGCAGCGGTGGCCAGGAGTGCCATGATGcag GACTCGCCCTTCTTCCAGCAGTACGAGCTGGACCTTCGGGAGCCGGCTCTGGGTCAGGGCAGCTTCTCTGTGTGTCGTCGCTGCCGCCAGCGCCAGAGCGGTCAGGAGTTTGCAGTCAAGATCCTCAGTCGCAG GCTTGAGGCAAACACGCAGCGCGAAGTGGCCGCCCTGAAGCTGTGCCAGTCGCACCCCAACGTGGTGAATCTGCATGAGGTTCATCACGACCAG CTGCACACATACCTGGTCCTGGAGCTGCTGCGGGGCGGGGAGCTGCTGGAGCACATCCGCAAGAAGCGGCACTTCAGCGAGTCGGAGGCGAGCCAGATCCTGCGCAGCCTCGTGTCAGCCGTGAGCTTCATGCACGAGGAGGCGGGCGTGGTGCACCGCGACCTCAAGCCCGAG AACATCCTGTACGCGGATGACTCGCCCGGGGCGCCGGTGAAGATCATCGACTTCGGGTTCGCGCGACTGCGGCCGCAGAGCCCCGCCGGGCCCATGCAGACGCCCTGCTTCACGCTGCAGTATGCGGCCCCCGAGCTGCTGGCGCAGCAAGGTTACGACGAGTCCTGCGACCTTTGGAGCCTGGGCGTCATTCTG TACATGATGCTGTCGGGGCAGGTGCCCTTCCAGGGGGCCTCAGGCCAGGGCGGGCAGAGCCAGGCAGCCGAAATCATGTGCAAGATCCGCGAGGGGCGCTTCTCCCTGGACGGGGAGGCCTGGCAGGGCGTGTCAGAGGAAGCCAAGGAGCTGGTCCGAG GGCTGCTGACTGTGGACCCCGCCAAGCGGCTGAAGCTCGAGGGGCTGCGGGGTAGCTCTTGGCTGCAGGACGGCAGCGCGCGCTCCTCGCCCCCACTGCGGACGCCGGACGTGCTGGAGTCCTCTGGGCCAGCGGTGCGCTCGGGGCTCAACGCCACCTTCATG GCGTTCAATCGCGGCAAGCGGGAGGGCTTCTTCCTGAAGAGCGTGGAGAACGCGCCCCTCGCCAAGCGGCGCAAGCAGAAGCTGCGGAGCGCAGCCGCCTCCCGCCGCGGCTCCCCCGCGCCTGCCGCCCCGGGCCGGGCCCCTGCCGCCAAGGGAGCCTCCCGCCGAGCCAAcggccccctgccccccccctaG
- the Rps6ka4 gene encoding ribosomal protein S6 kinase alpha-4 isoform X3 gives MGDEDEDEGCAVELQIIEANLTGHEEKVSVENFELLKVLGTGDYVSGGEMFTHLYQRQYFKEAEVRVYGGEIVLALEHLHKLGIIYRDLKLENVLLDSEGHIVLTDFGLSKEFLTEEKERTFSFCGTIEYMAPEIIRSKTGHGKAVDWWSLGILLFELLTGASPFTLEGERNTQAEVSRRILKCSPPFPPRIGPVAQDLLQRLLCKDPKKRLGAGPQGAQEVKNHPFFQGLDWAALAARKIPAPFRPQIRSELDVGNFAEEFTRLEPVYSPAGSPPAGDPRIFQGYSFVAPSILFDHNNAVMIDALEAPSAGDRPGRAAVARSAMMQDSPFFQQYELDLREPALGQGSFSVCRRCRQRQSGQEFAVKILSRRLEANTQREVAALKLCQSHPNVVNLHEVHHDQLHTYLVLELLRGGELLEHIRKKRHFSESEASQILRSLVSAVSFMHEEAGVVHRDLKPENILYADDSPGAPVKIIDFGFARLRPQSPAGPMQTPCFTLQYAAPELLAQQGYDESCDLWSLGVILYMMLSGQVPFQGASGQGGQSQAAEIMCKIREGRFSLDGEAWQGVSEEAKELVRGLLTVDPAKRLKLEGLRGSSWLQDGSARSSPPLRTPDVLESSGPAVRSGLNATFMAFNRGKREGFFLKSVENAPLAKRRKQKLRSAAASRRGSPAPAAPGRAPAAKGASRRANGPLPPP, from the exons ATGGGGGACGAGGATGAGGACGAGGGCTGCGCGGTAGAACTGCAGATCATTGAAG CCAACCTGACCGGACACGAGGAGAAGGTGAGCGTGGAGAACTTCGAGCTGCTCAAGGTGCTGGGCACGGGAG ACTACGTGAGTGGCGGTGAGATGTTCACCCACCTCTACCAGCGCCAGTACTTCAAGGAGGCCGAGGTGCGCGTGTATGGGGGTGAGATCGTGCTGGCTTTGGAACACCTGCACAAG CTGGGCATCATCTACCGAGACCTGAAGCTGGAGAATGTGCTGCTGGATTCCGAGGGCCACATCGTCCTCACGGACTTCGGCCTGAGCAAAGAGTTCCTGACGGAAGAG AAAGAGCGGACCTTCTCCTTCTGTGGCACCATCGAATACATGGCCCCGGAGATCATTCGTAGCAAGACGGGGCATGGCAAG GCGGTGGACTGGTGGAGCCTGGGCATCCTGCTCTTCGAGCTGCTGACGGGTGCCTCGCCCTTCACACTGGAGGGCGAGAGGAACACGCAGGCCGAGGTGTCCCG ACGGATCCTGAAgtgctcccctcccttccccccccgGATTGGGCCCGTGGCGCAGGACCTGCTGCAGCGGCTGCTGTGCAAGGACCCTAAGAAGCGATTGGGTGCGGGTCCCCAGGGGGCACAGGAGGTCAAGAACCATCCCTTCTTCCAG GGTCTAGACTGGGCTGCTCTGGCTGCCAGGAAGATCCCGGCCCCATTCCGGCCCCAGATCCGCTCAGAGCTGGATGTGGGCAACTTCGCTGAGGAATTTACTCGGCTGGAGCCTGTCTACTCACCCGCTGGCAGCCCCCCGGCTGGGGACCCTCGAATCTTTCAG GGATACTCTTTCGTGGCGCCATCCATCCTGTTTGACCACAACAATGCTGTGATGATTGACGCGCTGGAAGCCCCCAGCGCTGGAGACCGGCCTGGCCGGGCAGCGGTGGCCAGGAGTGCCATGATGcag GACTCGCCCTTCTTCCAGCAGTACGAGCTGGACCTTCGGGAGCCGGCTCTGGGTCAGGGCAGCTTCTCTGTGTGTCGTCGCTGCCGCCAGCGCCAGAGCGGTCAGGAGTTTGCAGTCAAGATCCTCAGTCGCAG GCTTGAGGCAAACACGCAGCGCGAAGTGGCCGCCCTGAAGCTGTGCCAGTCGCACCCCAACGTGGTGAATCTGCATGAGGTTCATCACGACCAG CTGCACACATACCTGGTCCTGGAGCTGCTGCGGGGCGGGGAGCTGCTGGAGCACATCCGCAAGAAGCGGCACTTCAGCGAGTCGGAGGCGAGCCAGATCCTGCGCAGCCTCGTGTCAGCCGTGAGCTTCATGCACGAGGAGGCGGGCGTGGTGCACCGCGACCTCAAGCCCGAG AACATCCTGTACGCGGATGACTCGCCCGGGGCGCCGGTGAAGATCATCGACTTCGGGTTCGCGCGACTGCGGCCGCAGAGCCCCGCCGGGCCCATGCAGACGCCCTGCTTCACGCTGCAGTATGCGGCCCCCGAGCTGCTGGCGCAGCAAGGTTACGACGAGTCCTGCGACCTTTGGAGCCTGGGCGTCATTCTG TACATGATGCTGTCGGGGCAGGTGCCCTTCCAGGGGGCCTCAGGCCAGGGCGGGCAGAGCCAGGCAGCCGAAATCATGTGCAAGATCCGCGAGGGGCGCTTCTCCCTGGACGGGGAGGCCTGGCAGGGCGTGTCAGAGGAAGCCAAGGAGCTGGTCCGAG GGCTGCTGACTGTGGACCCCGCCAAGCGGCTGAAGCTCGAGGGGCTGCGGGGTAGCTCTTGGCTGCAGGACGGCAGCGCGCGCTCCTCGCCCCCACTGCGGACGCCGGACGTGCTGGAGTCCTCTGGGCCAGCGGTGCGCTCGGGGCTCAACGCCACCTTCATG GCGTTCAATCGCGGCAAGCGGGAGGGCTTCTTCCTGAAGAGCGTGGAGAACGCGCCCCTCGCCAAGCGGCGCAAGCAGAAGCTGCGGAGCGCAGCCGCCTCCCGCCGCGGCTCCCCCGCGCCTGCCGCCCCGGGCCGGGCCCCTGCCGCCAAGGGAGCCTCCCGCCGAGCCAAcggccccctgccccccccctaG
- the Rps6ka4 gene encoding ribosomal protein S6 kinase alpha-4 isoform X1 encodes MGDEDEDEGCAVELQIIEANLTGHEEKVSVENFELLKVLGTGAYGKVFLVRKAGGHDAGKLYAMKVLRKAALVQRAKTQEHTRTERSVLELVRQAPFLVTLHYAFQTDAKLHLILDYVSGGEMFTHLYQRQYFKEAEVRVYGGEIVLALEHLHKLGIIYRDLKLENVLLDSEGHIVLTDFGLSKEFLTEEKERTFSFCGTIEYMAPEIIRSKTGHGKAVDWWSLGILLFELLTGASPFTLEGERNTQAEVSRRILKCSPPFPPRIGPVAQDLLQRLLCKDPKKRLGAGPQGAQEVKNHPFFQGLDWAALAARKIPAPFRPQIRSELDVGNFAEEFTRLEPVYSPAGSPPAGDPRIFQGYSFVAPSILFDHNNAVMIDALEAPSAGDRPGRAAVARSAMMQDSPFFQQYELDLREPALGQGSFSVCRRCRQRQSGQEFAVKILSRRLEANTQREVAALKLCQSHPNVVNLHEVHHDQLHTYLVLELLRGGELLEHIRKKRHFSESEASQILRSLVSAVSFMHEEAGVVHRDLKPENILYADDSPGAPVKIIDFGFARLRPQSPAGPMQTPCFTLQYAAPELLAQQGYDESCDLWSLGVILYMMLSGQVPFQGASGQGGQSQAAEIMCKIREGRFSLDGEAWQGVSEEAKELVRGLLTVDPAKRLKLEGLRGSSWLQDGSARSSPPLRTPDVLESSGPAVRSGLNATFMAFNRGKREGFFLKSVENAPLAKRRKQKLRSAAASRRGSPAPAAPGRAPAAKGASRRANGPLPPP; translated from the exons ATGGGGGACGAGGATGAGGACGAGGGCTGCGCGGTAGAACTGCAGATCATTGAAG CCAACCTGACCGGACACGAGGAGAAGGTGAGCGTGGAGAACTTCGAGCTGCTCAAGGTGCTGGGCACGGGAG CCTACGGGAAGGTGTTCCTGGTGCGAAAGGCGGGCGGGCACGACGCGGGGAAGCTGTATGCCATGAAGGTGCTGCGGAAGGCGGCGCTGGTACAGCGCGCCAAGACGCAGGAGCACACGCGCACCGAGCGCTCTGTGTTGGAGCTGGTGCGCCAGGCGCCCTTCCTGGTCACGCTGCACTACGCCTTCCAAACCGATGCCAAGCTGCACCTCATTCTGG ACTACGTGAGTGGCGGTGAGATGTTCACCCACCTCTACCAGCGCCAGTACTTCAAGGAGGCCGAGGTGCGCGTGTATGGGGGTGAGATCGTGCTGGCTTTGGAACACCTGCACAAG CTGGGCATCATCTACCGAGACCTGAAGCTGGAGAATGTGCTGCTGGATTCCGAGGGCCACATCGTCCTCACGGACTTCGGCCTGAGCAAAGAGTTCCTGACGGAAGAG AAAGAGCGGACCTTCTCCTTCTGTGGCACCATCGAATACATGGCCCCGGAGATCATTCGTAGCAAGACGGGGCATGGCAAG GCGGTGGACTGGTGGAGCCTGGGCATCCTGCTCTTCGAGCTGCTGACGGGTGCCTCGCCCTTCACACTGGAGGGCGAGAGGAACACGCAGGCCGAGGTGTCCCG ACGGATCCTGAAgtgctcccctcccttccccccccgGATTGGGCCCGTGGCGCAGGACCTGCTGCAGCGGCTGCTGTGCAAGGACCCTAAGAAGCGATTGGGTGCGGGTCCCCAGGGGGCACAGGAGGTCAAGAACCATCCCTTCTTCCAG GGTCTAGACTGGGCTGCTCTGGCTGCCAGGAAGATCCCGGCCCCATTCCGGCCCCAGATCCGCTCAGAGCTGGATGTGGGCAACTTCGCTGAGGAATTTACTCGGCTGGAGCCTGTCTACTCACCCGCTGGCAGCCCCCCGGCTGGGGACCCTCGAATCTTTCAG GGATACTCTTTCGTGGCGCCATCCATCCTGTTTGACCACAACAATGCTGTGATGATTGACGCGCTGGAAGCCCCCAGCGCTGGAGACCGGCCTGGCCGGGCAGCGGTGGCCAGGAGTGCCATGATGcag GACTCGCCCTTCTTCCAGCAGTACGAGCTGGACCTTCGGGAGCCGGCTCTGGGTCAGGGCAGCTTCTCTGTGTGTCGTCGCTGCCGCCAGCGCCAGAGCGGTCAGGAGTTTGCAGTCAAGATCCTCAGTCGCAG GCTTGAGGCAAACACGCAGCGCGAAGTGGCCGCCCTGAAGCTGTGCCAGTCGCACCCCAACGTGGTGAATCTGCATGAGGTTCATCACGACCAG CTGCACACATACCTGGTCCTGGAGCTGCTGCGGGGCGGGGAGCTGCTGGAGCACATCCGCAAGAAGCGGCACTTCAGCGAGTCGGAGGCGAGCCAGATCCTGCGCAGCCTCGTGTCAGCCGTGAGCTTCATGCACGAGGAGGCGGGCGTGGTGCACCGCGACCTCAAGCCCGAG AACATCCTGTACGCGGATGACTCGCCCGGGGCGCCGGTGAAGATCATCGACTTCGGGTTCGCGCGACTGCGGCCGCAGAGCCCCGCCGGGCCCATGCAGACGCCCTGCTTCACGCTGCAGTATGCGGCCCCCGAGCTGCTGGCGCAGCAAGGTTACGACGAGTCCTGCGACCTTTGGAGCCTGGGCGTCATTCTG TACATGATGCTGTCGGGGCAGGTGCCCTTCCAGGGGGCCTCAGGCCAGGGCGGGCAGAGCCAGGCAGCCGAAATCATGTGCAAGATCCGCGAGGGGCGCTTCTCCCTGGACGGGGAGGCCTGGCAGGGCGTGTCAGAGGAAGCCAAGGAGCTGGTCCGAG GGCTGCTGACTGTGGACCCCGCCAAGCGGCTGAAGCTCGAGGGGCTGCGGGGTAGCTCTTGGCTGCAGGACGGCAGCGCGCGCTCCTCGCCCCCACTGCGGACGCCGGACGTGCTGGAGTCCTCTGGGCCAGCGGTGCGCTCGGGGCTCAACGCCACCTTCATG GCGTTCAATCGCGGCAAGCGGGAGGGCTTCTTCCTGAAGAGCGTGGAGAACGCGCCCCTCGCCAAGCGGCGCAAGCAGAAGCTGCGGAGCGCAGCCGCCTCCCGCCGCGGCTCCCCCGCGCCTGCCGCCCCGGGCCGGGCCCCTGCCGCCAAGGGAGCCTCCCGCCGAGCCAAcggccccctgccccccccctaG
- the Rps6ka4 gene encoding ribosomal protein S6 kinase alpha-4 isoform X2, whose translation MKVLRKAALVQRAKTQEHTRTERSVLELVRQAPFLVTLHYAFQTDAKLHLILDYVSGGEMFTHLYQRQYFKEAEVRVYGGEIVLALEHLHKLGIIYRDLKLENVLLDSEGHIVLTDFGLSKEFLTEEKERTFSFCGTIEYMAPEIIRSKTGHGKAVDWWSLGILLFELLTGASPFTLEGERNTQAEVSRRILKCSPPFPPRIGPVAQDLLQRLLCKDPKKRLGAGPQGAQEVKNHPFFQGLDWAALAARKIPAPFRPQIRSELDVGNFAEEFTRLEPVYSPAGSPPAGDPRIFQGYSFVAPSILFDHNNAVMIDALEAPSAGDRPGRAAVARSAMMQDSPFFQQYELDLREPALGQGSFSVCRRCRQRQSGQEFAVKILSRRLEANTQREVAALKLCQSHPNVVNLHEVHHDQLHTYLVLELLRGGELLEHIRKKRHFSESEASQILRSLVSAVSFMHEEAGVVHRDLKPENILYADDSPGAPVKIIDFGFARLRPQSPAGPMQTPCFTLQYAAPELLAQQGYDESCDLWSLGVILYMMLSGQVPFQGASGQGGQSQAAEIMCKIREGRFSLDGEAWQGVSEEAKELVRGLLTVDPAKRLKLEGLRGSSWLQDGSARSSPPLRTPDVLESSGPAVRSGLNATFMAFNRGKREGFFLKSVENAPLAKRRKQKLRSAAASRRGSPAPAAPGRAPAAKGASRRANGPLPPP comes from the exons ATGAAGGTGCTGCGGAAGGCGGCGCTGGTACAGCGCGCCAAGACGCAGGAGCACACGCGCACCGAGCGCTCTGTGTTGGAGCTGGTGCGCCAGGCGCCCTTCCTGGTCACGCTGCACTACGCCTTCCAAACCGATGCCAAGCTGCACCTCATTCTGG ACTACGTGAGTGGCGGTGAGATGTTCACCCACCTCTACCAGCGCCAGTACTTCAAGGAGGCCGAGGTGCGCGTGTATGGGGGTGAGATCGTGCTGGCTTTGGAACACCTGCACAAG CTGGGCATCATCTACCGAGACCTGAAGCTGGAGAATGTGCTGCTGGATTCCGAGGGCCACATCGTCCTCACGGACTTCGGCCTGAGCAAAGAGTTCCTGACGGAAGAG AAAGAGCGGACCTTCTCCTTCTGTGGCACCATCGAATACATGGCCCCGGAGATCATTCGTAGCAAGACGGGGCATGGCAAG GCGGTGGACTGGTGGAGCCTGGGCATCCTGCTCTTCGAGCTGCTGACGGGTGCCTCGCCCTTCACACTGGAGGGCGAGAGGAACACGCAGGCCGAGGTGTCCCG ACGGATCCTGAAgtgctcccctcccttccccccccgGATTGGGCCCGTGGCGCAGGACCTGCTGCAGCGGCTGCTGTGCAAGGACCCTAAGAAGCGATTGGGTGCGGGTCCCCAGGGGGCACAGGAGGTCAAGAACCATCCCTTCTTCCAG GGTCTAGACTGGGCTGCTCTGGCTGCCAGGAAGATCCCGGCCCCATTCCGGCCCCAGATCCGCTCAGAGCTGGATGTGGGCAACTTCGCTGAGGAATTTACTCGGCTGGAGCCTGTCTACTCACCCGCTGGCAGCCCCCCGGCTGGGGACCCTCGAATCTTTCAG GGATACTCTTTCGTGGCGCCATCCATCCTGTTTGACCACAACAATGCTGTGATGATTGACGCGCTGGAAGCCCCCAGCGCTGGAGACCGGCCTGGCCGGGCAGCGGTGGCCAGGAGTGCCATGATGcag GACTCGCCCTTCTTCCAGCAGTACGAGCTGGACCTTCGGGAGCCGGCTCTGGGTCAGGGCAGCTTCTCTGTGTGTCGTCGCTGCCGCCAGCGCCAGAGCGGTCAGGAGTTTGCAGTCAAGATCCTCAGTCGCAG GCTTGAGGCAAACACGCAGCGCGAAGTGGCCGCCCTGAAGCTGTGCCAGTCGCACCCCAACGTGGTGAATCTGCATGAGGTTCATCACGACCAG CTGCACACATACCTGGTCCTGGAGCTGCTGCGGGGCGGGGAGCTGCTGGAGCACATCCGCAAGAAGCGGCACTTCAGCGAGTCGGAGGCGAGCCAGATCCTGCGCAGCCTCGTGTCAGCCGTGAGCTTCATGCACGAGGAGGCGGGCGTGGTGCACCGCGACCTCAAGCCCGAG AACATCCTGTACGCGGATGACTCGCCCGGGGCGCCGGTGAAGATCATCGACTTCGGGTTCGCGCGACTGCGGCCGCAGAGCCCCGCCGGGCCCATGCAGACGCCCTGCTTCACGCTGCAGTATGCGGCCCCCGAGCTGCTGGCGCAGCAAGGTTACGACGAGTCCTGCGACCTTTGGAGCCTGGGCGTCATTCTG TACATGATGCTGTCGGGGCAGGTGCCCTTCCAGGGGGCCTCAGGCCAGGGCGGGCAGAGCCAGGCAGCCGAAATCATGTGCAAGATCCGCGAGGGGCGCTTCTCCCTGGACGGGGAGGCCTGGCAGGGCGTGTCAGAGGAAGCCAAGGAGCTGGTCCGAG GGCTGCTGACTGTGGACCCCGCCAAGCGGCTGAAGCTCGAGGGGCTGCGGGGTAGCTCTTGGCTGCAGGACGGCAGCGCGCGCTCCTCGCCCCCACTGCGGACGCCGGACGTGCTGGAGTCCTCTGGGCCAGCGGTGCGCTCGGGGCTCAACGCCACCTTCATG GCGTTCAATCGCGGCAAGCGGGAGGGCTTCTTCCTGAAGAGCGTGGAGAACGCGCCCCTCGCCAAGCGGCGCAAGCAGAAGCTGCGGAGCGCAGCCGCCTCCCGCCGCGGCTCCCCCGCGCCTGCCGCCCCGGGCCGGGCCCCTGCCGCCAAGGGAGCCTCCCGCCGAGCCAAcggccccctgccccccccctaG